Proteins encoded in a region of the Candidatus Flexicrinis proximus genome:
- a CDS encoding HRDC domain-containing protein produces the protein MCLKRDYRMTISNLFGDAGGADLSGSSRSRLNHLVQTYLGIELDKSRSASTGGRRPLAMSACATCPTGYTLPACRSCDLLLAELESARPRRRSARTFHRGFRPPDTGTRGRSFNETASGRLGGRRGPNAAERRWRSCAEVYLSREALAEKADIPPMNVVQNRTLIELAQRQPAEPRLQPRDIFGLSPNGLRKYGDAFLATVVA, from the coding sequence ATGTGCCTGAAGCGCGACTACCGGATGACGATCAGCAATCTGTTCGGCGATGCAGGCGGCGCAGATCTGTCGGGGTCAAGTAGATCGAGGCTGAACCATCTGGTGCAAACGTACCTGGGGATCGAACTGGACAAGAGCCGCAGCGCGTCAACTGGGGGGCGGCGGCCGCTGGCGATGTCCGCCTGCGCTACCTGCCCAACTGGGTACACATTACCTGCCTGCCGGAGCTGCGACCTGCTACTGGCGGAACTGGAAAGTGCGCGGCCACGCCGAAGAAGCGCGCGGACCTTCCACCGAGGATTTAGACCGCCTGACACCGGCACACGAGGACGTTCATTCAACGAGACGGCTTCTGGAAGATTAGGCGGCCGGCGCGGGCCGAACGCGGCCGAACGCAGATGGCGGTCCTGCGCCGAAGTGTATCTGTCACGCGAGGCGTTAGCCGAAAAAGCGGATATTCCGCCGATGAACGTAGTACAGAACCGCACGCTGATCGAGCTGGCGCAGCGACAACCGGCAGAACCGCGACTTCAGCCGCGGGATATCTTCGGACTGTCGCCCAACGGGCTGCGTAAATACGG